The nucleotide sequence AAAATAAGGCCGGATACTCCGGATCGGTCCAATCGGATCCGTAAATTGTTTGCTTTGGAACACGACGACAAAACGGGTAATCCCGCCTTCAGCTTGCAGTTCCCATACGACGTCAGCTTGCGTCATTCCAGACTGTGGTCGCGCTGGGGCAAGATTGTTAATCAATACTGCGAATGGACGATTGTTCACTGTCTGTTCTACAGGCAACCCTGTTAAAGGTGCAACGAATGCTGCGATAGGTGAAGTTTGTGGCGAACTGCTTTCTGAAGCGGTTGGTGAACTATTCGTTGCGCTCTCCGATTGCTCAATAACGGGCTTTGACTTGCCGCTACATGCAGATAGTCCTGATAATGACAGTATAAGGGCGATAGCAATGAGGTAATTACGTCTACTTTTGTTTGTCATCAAGACAGTCCTCCGTCCGGTTCATTCAGGAATCATAATACATTCCCATTAAACCATACTGTCCACCTATTGTCTTGACTAGAATAGGAAAATCATATTAGATGCTCCAGTGCTGCCAATCCTGCTGACGTTGCTCGTGGCTATCCAGCCATTCTAATGTTGCCTGAAACAATTCCCCTTTGTGCAACCCTTGTGTGTAAGTATGATCCGCTTGGAAAAGAATACTTTTGTTACAGCGTCCTTCTCCACGAAGCCAAAATGTTTTTTCCAGGAGAAAGCTATAATCCGCTGGAATCACATCATCAGAAGTTCCATGTGCGATAAACACATCTCCGTGGAACCTGTGTGCTTCTTGAAAAGGCTGATGCTGCTGCAAGGATTCGAAAAATGCTGGATTAAGCTGATAGCCCAGATAGTCTGCATATCCTTTTTTCACCGCTTCATCGTAGGTACTGCGTCCAACAATTCGAACGATATCATTAAATGGATAAATAACTGGAGACCACAACCCGAGCGACTTTACGCGCTTATCCCTCGTACTTGTAAGCAGAGCAACTGCCCCACCGAGACTATGACCAAGTAACGTTACGCGTAGAGGATCGACTAGATCTATACTAAGTCCGTAATCCAATACCGATCTCGTTTGAGCAATCATTGAATCTAGACCATGCTCACCATATACCCCTTCACTCTCTCCTGTACCCGCATAATCAAAACGGATCACGAGGTAGCCCGCATTGGCTAACTGACGGCTTGCAAGTACGAACAGACGGTCGACACCAATCCGATTGCCAACAAAACCGTGACAAATGACAACGAGCGGTAACTTCTGATTATCCACTGAACTTTCCTTCGTTGGATAATGAATCGTTGCAGTCAACTTTATATTCTCATGAGCGATCGTAATTGGTTTCTCCATATTTCTCTCTCCTTAAAATCTTATATTCCGATAAACTTACTATGGATTAGATATTAGCACTGTCCTTGGGAGTTGTCAACCGTGTGTTTGTAGTGCGATAAAACCGTACTACTCGCCCCGATTTGCTACTTCGGCGGGGAGTTGTGCGATAAAAAAGCACGATCAACCGCTCGTTGGAGCTGGTTGATCGTGCTTTTTATCACTTACTGCAATTATACGAGCGCTTTAAGCGCAATGTCTGTGCGGTTTTGCTTGCCTTCGTACACAATCTTATCCGCAGCCGCATAGGCCTTTGCGCGAGCTTCAACAATACCGTGACCTCGTCCTACGACTCCAAGTACGCGTCCGCCATTCGTTACAAGTTGTCCGTCTTGGCTAGCGGTACCTGCATGGAAGATCAATGCCTCCTGCTCGCTAACCTGGTCTAATCCTGTAATCGGACGACCTTTCGGATACGAGCCTGGGTAGCCTTCGGATGCAAGCACTACACATACCGCTGCTTCATCGCTCCATGTAATCTCGATTTCGTTAAGACGACCGTTGATTGAAGCGAGAAAAATATCAAGCAAATCTGTTTCCAAGCGTGGCAACACGACTTGCGTCTCTGGATCGCCAAAGCGCGCATTAAACTCAATCGTCTTCGGACCATCCTTCGTAATCATCAGCCCCGCAAACAAAACGCCACGGAATGGACGACCTTCAGACACCATCGCTTTTGCAGTCGGGATAATAATGTTCTCAATCGCATCATCGATAATCGATTGCGCAATGTGCGGAAGCGGTGAATATGTACCCATACCGCCAGTATTAGGTCCCTTATCGCCATCGAACACAGGCTTATGATCCTGAGCAGGCGACATTGGGCGCACCGTCTCACCATCAACGAAGGCGAGGATAGACATCTCCTGTCCTTCCAGAAACTCTTCGATAACTACTTTATCGCCTGCCGCACCAAAGGATTTGTCAACCATCGTCTGCTGCAGCGCTTGCTCCGCTTCCTCACGTGTAAAACATACTGTAACGCCTTTACCTGCCGCAAGTCCATCTGCCTTAATGACAATCGGCAATGCTTGTTGCTGTAAATAATCACGTGCAGAAGCATAGTCCGTGAACGTTTCATACTTCGCCGTAGGGATGTTGTATTTACGAAGCAGGTTTTTCATAAAGATTTTGCTGCCTTCGATTTCAGCCGCATTTTTACGTGGTCCGTATACAGGGATGCGAGCAGCCTCGAACTCGTCGACGATTCCCGCAGCCAATGGATCATCCGGTCCAACAACTACGAGGTCGATGACATTATCTTGCGCGAACTGGACAAGCTTAGCGAACTCAAACTCTCCAATATCAACATTATCAGCTAGCTGCGCCGTTCCTGCATTACCCGGCGCACAATAAATTTGCTTCACCTTATCACTGCGTTTGAGCGACCATATTATGGCGTGCTCGCGACCTCCGCGACCGATAACTAAAATATTCACGGCTGGCTCCCCTTTCACAACGTTAATCGACACTTAATTCCACAACCGATTTGATCAATACGCTCAATTAAGTTACTCCAGTTAACCTATTCCCCCACCAATGGCGCTTCGGAGCAGGTTTTAGACAAATTAAGTTACTCCCAGTAACCTATTCGCACACGTTTCGCACATTACGCTTAATTAAGTTACTCCGGTTAACCTATTCCACCACCATGGTGCTACAGAGCAGGTTTTATACTAATTAAGTTACTCCCAGTAACCTATTCGCACACAATTCGCATATTGCGCTTAGATAAGTTACTCCAGTTAACCTATTCCCCCACTATTGGCGCTTCGGAGCAGGTTTTAGACTAATTAAGTTACTCGCAGTAACCTATTTGAAATTTAGCGGACATGAGAGACCTTATTTGCTTCATTTTGCACATTTTTGAAACTTTGCGGACATGAGAGACCTTATTTGCAACAAATCAGGTGATTTGGGTGCTCAAATGTTCAAATAAGGGCTGTGGTGTCCGCTACTTACTCGGAACGCCTCTTAATTCAAAAATAGCGTCTCTCATGTCCGATAACCTTGTGCCATCAGGACTTCGCGCACTCGAGCCTTCGTTCTTCGCGCCTTCGCGACCGCGTGCCCGCACGCCCCCACCGTCCGAGGACGGAGGAGGGGCATCGCTACATAACTCGCGAAAATAGCGGCAACGAATTGCCGCTATCCTTTATTAGTGCTTGAAGTGACGAACGCCCGTCACGACCATAGCAATATTGTGTGCATTCGCTGCCGCGATTGACTCTTCGTCCTTGATCGACCCGCCTGGCTGAATGATTGCAGTAATGCCTGCTTTTGCAGCTAGCTCAACCGTATCGCCCATTGGGAAAAATGCATCGGATGCAAGAATGGCGCCACGTGCCTTCTCACCTGCTTGTTCAATGGCAATACGTGCAGCACCGACACGATTCATTTGGCCTGCGCCTACTCCAACCGTACAGTTGTCGCTCGCGAGCAAAATCGCGTTGGATTTCACATGCTTAACGACCTTCCAGCCAAACATGAGCTGCTTCAGCTCTTCGTCAGTTGGCGCACGGTTCGTCACCACTTTGAGATCCCCTTCACTCAGGCTGTGTACATCGCTCTCCTGAACGAGCATACCGCCCTCGACACTCGTTACAAGCCACTCAGACTTACGCTCTGCAGCGGATGGCAGCTCACCAATCCGCATTAAACGAATGTTCTTTTTCCGTTGCAAAATTTCAAGCGCCTCTGGCGTGAACTCAGGCGCGATAACAATCTCAAGGAAAATTTCGCTGAGGCGTGTTGCTGTCTCTGCACCAATCGTCCGGTTAGCAGCGACGATCCCACCAAAGATCGACGTTGGATCTGCCTCGTAAGCTTTCACATACGCTTCGTCGATGTTGCTACCGATGCCTACGCCACAAGGGTTCATGTGCTTCACCGCAACGACTGCAGGCTCATCGAATTCTTTAACGATTGCGAGTGCCGCATTAGCATCATTGATATTATTGTAGGAAAGCTCTTTGCCGTGAAGCTGCTGGGCAGACGTAATGTTGCCACTCGTCGCAATCGGCTTCCGATAGAACGCAGCCTTCTGGTGCGGATTTTCTCCGTAACGAAGCTCCTGCACCTTTTCATAAGTAACCGTTAAGCTCTCAGGCAATGGATTGTCCAACTGCTTGGCAAAATAATCAGAGATCAGTGCATCATAAGCAGACGTATGACGGAACACCTTCGCAGCAAGACGCTTACGCGTGTCCAGCGTTGTATCGCCACCTGCACGAACTTCTGCAACAATACCCGCATAATCCGCCGCATCAACAACGACCGTCACGAACGCATGATTTTTCGCTGCTGAACGCAGCATCGTTGGACCGCCAATATCGATGTTCTCAATCGCATCTTCATAAGAT is from Candidatus Cohnella colombiensis and encodes:
- a CDS encoding alpha/beta fold hydrolase, coding for MEKPITIAHENIKLTATIHYPTKESSVDNQKLPLVVICHGFVGNRIGVDRLFVLASRQLANAGYLVIRFDYAGTGESEGVYGEHGLDSMIAQTRSVLDYGLSIDLVDPLRVTLLGHSLGGAVALLTSTRDKRVKSLGLWSPVIYPFNDIVRIVGRSTYDEAVKKGYADYLGYQLNPAFFESLQQHQPFQEAHRFHGDVFIAHGTSDDVIPADYSFLLEKTFWLRGEGRCNKSILFQADHTYTQGLHKGELFQATLEWLDSHEQRQQDWQHWSI
- the purD gene encoding phosphoribosylamine--glycine ligase — its product is MNILVIGRGGREHAIIWSLKRSDKVKQIYCAPGNAGTAQLADNVDIGEFEFAKLVQFAQDNVIDLVVVGPDDPLAAGIVDEFEAARIPVYGPRKNAAEIEGSKIFMKNLLRKYNIPTAKYETFTDYASARDYLQQQALPIVIKADGLAAGKGVTVCFTREEAEQALQQTMVDKSFGAAGDKVVIEEFLEGQEMSILAFVDGETVRPMSPAQDHKPVFDGDKGPNTGGMGTYSPLPHIAQSIIDDAIENIIIPTAKAMVSEGRPFRGVLFAGLMITKDGPKTIEFNARFGDPETQVVLPRLETDLLDIFLASINGRLNEIEITWSDEAAVCVVLASEGYPGSYPKGRPITGLDQVSEQEALIFHAGTASQDGQLVTNGGRVLGVVGRGHGIVEARAKAYAAADKIVYEGKQNRTDIALKALV
- the purH gene encoding bifunctional phosphoribosylaminoimidazolecarboxamide formyltransferase/IMP cyclohydrolase, whose translation is MAIRRALVSVSDKTGVVEFCRELAGQGVQIISTGGTKSLLEKEQVPVIGISEVTGFPEILDGRVKTLHPAVHSGLLAVRNEPEHVKQMEELGLDYIDLVVVNLYPFKETVSKPNVSYEDAIENIDIGGPTMLRSAAKNHAFVTVVVDAADYAGIVAEVRAGGDTTLDTRKRLAAKVFRHTSAYDALISDYFAKQLDNPLPESLTVTYEKVQELRYGENPHQKAAFYRKPIATSGNITSAQQLHGKELSYNNINDANAALAIVKEFDEPAVVAVKHMNPCGVGIGSNIDEAYVKAYEADPTSIFGGIVAANRTIGAETATRLSEIFLEIVIAPEFTPEALEILQRKKNIRLMRIGELPSAAERKSEWLVTSVEGGMLVQESDVHSLSEGDLKVVTNRAPTDEELKQLMFGWKVVKHVKSNAILLASDNCTVGVGAGQMNRVGAARIAIEQAGEKARGAILASDAFFPMGDTVELAAKAGITAIIQPGGSIKDEESIAAANAHNIAMVVTGVRHFKH